The Rhopalosiphum maidis isolate BTI-1 chromosome 1, ASM367621v3, whole genome shotgun sequence genome has a segment encoding these proteins:
- the LOC113558521 gene encoding NPC intracellular cholesterol transporter 1, which produces MSPIIITTIAVLLALLSIIPSTRANDTCIWYGECEKIDAFRVLNCRYNGPPKPMTDPNSIDVLKTWCPDFIQDNSKDGQTLNTCCGVDQLLTLSSSIVQAANFLHRCPSCMRTFGRFICELVCSPIQSQFMNVTKLTKTGTSIRELDFYISDSYMQGVYDSCKSVSNPATGELAMDVICSGAIGCSAHKWFRFLGKNPYLGFIINYIPVVKTDNPQQFVGPVIPCNQPVDNKTTACSCMDCEESCPLPDKIQETQKLVNVAGIEIITMSSAILFCFIMSIFTGFVCFKDVLMNGKKKKNDKHKYIVAEHTKAKHKNILETVFYKIGKYFANRSHISLMMSVCLITTLSHGIHYIKITIDPVDLWSSPNSQCRQEREYFNTNFKPFFRTTQVIIVPNGIRDVLYNTSEGSYTFGPVFNRTFLLEVLKLQQQIEALGSPHNGLEKVCFAPLVSKFKGSPNVSDCVVQSVWGYFGNKHYKLNRPPNSDKYLDTLKMCFQNPYNPLCLAPYGGPVDPSVALGGFSNSSEPITKISPYEKATSLLLTFVLNNHNSKPLLKDALEWENKFLDFMKNWTRVSKPSYMDVAYYSERSVEDELDRESHSDVSTIAISYLVMFLYIVFTLGWSKIILSFFGIVIVISSVVCSVGFYGLIGVPLSLIVLEVIPFIVLAVGVDNIFLIIRTYQQMDVKEDELIPDYIGRVLSKIGPSIFITTLAEITCFFIGSLSDMPVVRSFALYAAMALVFNFLLQMSCFVGLLALDAKRKTVKQEIKKQSLVYTTFQKLYVPTLMNKCVRPLIVLLFSAWLCMSIVVIPKIDVGLDIELTMTHDSYVLKYFKFMKRYFSTGPPVYFVVTDGLNLTDVNDQNLLCGGTYCDPYSITNQIYRASKTANLTYINRPSTSWIDDYFDWADLSSCCKVTENDSFCPHNSDDIFNCRSCNIIKNDWGRPNVQNFSKFLPYFLQDSPDRTCSKAGHAAYSDAISLKNNSTGPNYFMTFHTVLKTSKDYYEAMRSARSIANNMTKTIRSKNPNTTTTVFPYSVFYVFYEQYLTIWQVCVQHLVLSLVMVTFVMWTFTNLKKSSAFILLIINTMITVDLLAFMYYLDISLNAISLVNIVMSIGIMVEFCGHIIFHNAKSVISCPIQRATHSCVEVGSSVFSGITLTKFAGLAVLGFANTPVFKIFYYRMYMGIVIIAALHSLVFLPVLLSYKGVHYVLVEKTDSSKKKTKSCKLQLLEVNVL; this is translated from the exons acGGACAAACTCTTAATACATGTTGTGGGGTCGATCAGCTTTTAACATTGAGCTCAAGTATTGTACAGGCTGCAAACTTCTTACATAGATGTCCGTCGTGTATGAGAACGTTTGGAAGATTTATTTGTGAATTGGTTTGTTCGCCAATTCAGAGCCAATTTATGAACGTAACCAAATTGACGAAAACAG GTACTTCGATACGAGAGTTGGATTTTTACATTTCCGATTCGTACATGCAAGGCGTTTACGATTCGTGTAAATCCGTGTCAAACCCGGCTACTGGTGAATTAGCAATGGATGTTATATGTTCAGGAGCAATAGGCTGTTCTGCACATAA gtgGTTTCGATTCTTGGGAAAAAATCCATATCTAGGTTTCATCATAAATTACATACCAGTTGTAAAAACTGATAATCCTCAACAATTTGTAGGCCCAGTAATACCGTGTAATCAACCGGTCGAT AATAAAACTACTGCTTGTAGCTGTATGGACTGTGAAGAAAGTTGTCCATTGCCGGATAAAATTCAAGAAACTCAGAAATTAGTCAATGTAGCaggtattgaaattataactatgtcatcggcaattttattttgtttcataatGTCAATATTTACTGGATTCGTGTGTTTTAAAG ATGTACTAATGAAcggaaagaagaaaaaaaacgataaacataaatatatagttgcaGAACATACTAaagcaaaacataaaaatatattggaaacagttttttataaaattggaaaat acttCGCGAATAGATCACATATTTCTCTTATGATGTCAGTGTGTCTGATAACCACATTAAGTCATGGTATTCACTACATAAAGATCACAATCGATCCAGTAGATTTATGGTCATCTCCGAATAGTCAATGTCGACAAGAGCgtgaatatttcaatacaaattttaagccATTTTTCCGAACCACACAAGTCATTATCGTACCAAACGGAATTCGagat gtgcTCTATAATACCTCTGAAGGTTCGTATACATTTGGACCAGTGTTCAACCGTACATTCTTGCTGGAAGTTCTAAAATTACAACAGCAAATTGAAGCC TTAGGCAGCCCACATAACGGGCTAGAAAAAGTGTGTTTCGCACCACTTGTATCTAAATTCAAAGGTTCACCAAATGTTTCGGATTGTGTTGTTCAAAGTGTTTGGGGCTATTTTGGAAACAAACATTACAAACTCAACCGACCTCCTAACTCTGACAAATACCttgatacattaaaaatgtgttttca gAATCCGTATAATCCCCTTTGTTTAGCACCTTACGGAGGTCCAGTTGATCCATCTGTTGCTCTGGGAGGTTTTTCCAATTCTAGTGAACCGATAACCAAAATATCTCCTTATGAAAAAGCGACATCgcttttattaacatttgtaCTGAACAATCACAACAGCAAACCGTTGCTGAAAGATGCACTTGAATGGGAAAACAA atttttggattttatgaAGAACTGGACTAGAGTTTCGAAACCATCTTACATGGATGTAGCTTATTATTCAGAACGTTCGGTAGAAGATGAGTTGGACAGAGAATCTCATTCAGATGTGTCTACAATAGCCATAAGTTATTTAGTCATGTTcttgtatatagtttttactcTTGGTTGgagtaaaatcatattaagtttttttggaATAGTAATCGTTATATCATCTGTCGTTTGTTCGGTCGGTTTTTACGGTCTAATCGGTGTACCGCTGTCATTGATCGTACTAGAG GTCATACCTTTTATTGTTCTTGCTGTTGGAGTTgacaatattttcttaatcatTCGAACATATCAACAAATGGATGTGAAAGAAGACGAACTGATTCCTGATTACATCGGTCGTGTTTTAAGCAAAATTGGACCGTCGATTTTCATCACTACTCTCGCAGAAATTACATGTTTCTTTATCGGCAGTTTGTCAGATATGCCTGTTGTTAGGTCTTTTGCATTATATGCCGCAATGGCTTTAGTGttcaattttttgttacaGATGTCTTGTTTTGTAGGATTATTAGCATTGGATGCTAAACGA AAAACAGTTAagcaagaaattaaaaaacaaagtttagTGTATACTACGTTTCAAAAATTGTACGTTCCAACTTTAATGAACAAATGTGTTAGACCattgattgtattattatttagtgctTGGCTTTGTATGAGTATTGTGGTTATTCCGAAAATTGACGTGGGTCTGGATATTGAACTAACTATGACCCATGATTCGTATGtgcttaaatatttcaaa TTTATGAAACGTTACTTTTCAACTGGACCTCCTGTTTATTTTGTGGTCACCGACGGGTTGAATTTGACTGATGTCAATGACCAAAATCTTCTCTGTGGTGGTACTTATTGTGACCCGTATTCAATCACTAATCAAATCTACAGAGCTTCAAAGACggcaaattt aacTTATATAAACAGGCCTTCAACCTCGTGGATTGACGATTATTTCGATTGGGCTGATCTTTCGAGTTGCTGTAAAGTTACTGAGAATGATAGTTTTTGTCCGCACAATAGTGATGATATATTTAACTGTAGAAGctgtaatatcattaaaaatgattggGGTCGACcaaatgttcaaaatttttcaaagtttttacCATATTTCCTCCAAGATAGTCCAGATCGAACGTGTTCAAAAGCTGGGCATGCTGCTTATAgtgat GCtatttctttgaaaaataattcaactggacctaattattttatgactttTCACACTGTATTAAAAACATCCAAAGATTATTATGAAGCAATGCGTTCTGCTAGATCAATAGCAAATAATATGACTAAAACAATCAGAAGCAAAAATCCAAACACAACCACTACTGTGTTCCCATATAG tgTTTTTTATGTGTTCTATGAACAATACTTAACTATATGGCAGGTGTGTGTTCAACATTTAGTTTTGTCATTAGTAATGGTAACATTTGTAATGTGGAcgtttactaatttaaaaaaatcttcagCTTTTATtcttctaataattaatacaatgatTACAGTAGACTTGTTAGCGTTTATGTACTATTTAGATATTTCTCTTAATGCGATATCATTGGTAAACATTGTAATG tcaataGGAATAATGGTTGAATTTTGTggacatataatttttcataatgcAAAATCAGTTATTTCTTGTCCAATTCAACGTGCCACTCATTCTTGTGTAGAAGTCGGAAGTTcg gtgTTCTCCGGAATTACTTTAACAAAATTTGCTGGTCTTGCTGTACTTGGTTTTGCTAACACAccagtgtttaaaattttttactatagaatGTACATgggtattgttattattgctgCCTTGCATAGTTTAGTTTTCCTACCAGTTTTACTGAGCTACAAAG gtGTACATTATGTTCTAGTAGAAAAGACTGATAGTtctaagaaaaaaactaaaagttgTAAGTTGCAACTATTAGAAGTGAATGTGCTTTGa
- the LOC113548937 gene encoding S-phase kinase-associated protein 2: MEDIQDSTLKKNDVTVSTSSSSYFEGCKDLGVYNLENNQVSKRCRYLYPDTKVWPMGYGLNTYAYKRKQKKCQMSNDDFDILPEEIVLKIFQMMDKRTLIKCAFVCHKWRRISYDESLWQCLNIPSRRMRILTLENLLGRNIKYFSASHSNFCIFENQYLFKTSFSKLQYLDLSAAFIHVKTLGSLINQCSNLIKLSLENCSVDSLCCQYIGHNTNLKVLNLASTVGLDHNGLEHILSLQNLEELNVSWAELEDDNLHYLIANMIPNIKRLNISGFLKRLADFDLSRLSSRCVKLIELDISDSLAITASSLDKILEKNQELKVLSMNRCYNIDHPRLLNLTELSRRRRNHIMHLIEVNYIGLAPGRILTDLAYNADLILKTNQGVFSGIGRPKLAHNEHTIWEIPAFIDC; this comes from the exons ATGGAGGATATACAAGATTCAACTCTGAAGAAGAATGATGT GACTGTTAGTACAAGTTCATCAAGTTACTTTGAGGGCTGCAAAGACTTAGGTGTTTataatttggaaaataatCAAGTCTCCAAACGCTGTCGATATTTGTATCCTGATACCAag gtATGGCCAATGGGTTATGGCTTAAATACCTATGCATATAAACGTAagcaaaaaaaatgtcaaatgagTAATG acgattttgatatattaccAGAAGAAATAGTGCTAAAGATATTTCAAATGATGGACAAACgcacattaataaaatgtgcATTTGTTTGTCATAAATGGCGACGTATTTCATATGATGAATCCTTATGGCAATGTTTAAACATACCTTCTCGTCGTATGAGAATTTTGACTTTAGAAAATCTTCTTGGACGCAATATCAAATACTTTTCTGCTTCTCATTCAAAT ttctgtatttttgaaaaccagtatttatttaaaacatcattTTCCAAGTTACAGTACTTAGATTTGAGCGCTGCTTTTATACATGTTAaaa caCTAGgttcattaataaatcaatgttctaatttgattaaattgagTTTGGAAAACTGTTCTGTAGATTCTTTATGTTGCCAGTACATTGGAcacaatactaatttaaaagtacttaACTTAGCTTCTACAGTTGGTCTTGACCATAATGGCTTGGAACATATATTGTCTCtccaaaa tttagAAGAATTGAATGTGTCTTGGGCTGAATTGGAAGatgataatttacattatctaATAGCCAACatgatacctaatataaaacgCCTTAATATTAGTGGATTTTTGAAACGATTAGCAGATTTtg ATTTGTCAAGGTTGAGTAGCCGTTGTGTGAAACTAATTGAATTAGATATTAGTGATAGCTTAGCTATTACTGCGAGTAGCTTGGATAAAATCTTAGAGAAAAACCAAGAATTAAAAGTGTTGTCTATGAACCgctgttataatattgatcatCCTAGACTTTTAAA TCTAACAGAACTATCCAGAAGGAGAAGAAATCATATTATGCATTTGATTGAGGTGAATTATATAGGTTTAGCACCTGGCCGAATATTAACAGATTTAGCTTATAACGCagatttgattttgaaaacaaatcaaGGGGTGTTTTCTGGTATTGGCCGTCCAAAACTAGCTCATAATGAACATACCATTTGGGAAATTCCTGCTTTCATAGACTGTTAA
- the LOC113555792 gene encoding eukaryotic translation initiation factor 3 subunit G-like, translating to MHTKDSIKINWADEVEDHLVKTTLPQSKTEQVGNNRIITEYRWNKDDKKEKVVRTYKIEKRLVSKTIAERKTWPKFGDSRNDKVGPNIATTIPAEEIQMQFLSGNDDKAEENPLDKLKNVNMNIKCRTCGGEHWSFSCHLKGTGLVVEDKKLVQEKVSELEKNTGTNRPYIPPSAREGATNTAGKRDPYSRGYDEVPAIRIENLSESTSEADLSELVSKFGQIARIFLASNKITGTCKGYAFVNFKSKLDAERAIKGLHGYGYDHLILNVGWSTNNYKAA from the exons atgcaCACCAAAGATTCGATCAAGATAAATTGGGCGGACGAAGTCGAGGACCACTTAGTAAAAACTACGCTGCCGCAGTCTAAAACCGAACAGGTGGGAAACAATAGGATCATAACAGAATACCGGTGGAACAAGGACGACAAGAAAGAAAAGGTGGTGCGCACCTACAAAATCGAAAAACGACTTGTCTCTAAAACGATAGCAGAGCGGAAGACGTGGCCCAAGTTCGGTGACTCGCGTAATGACAAGGTTGGGCCAAATATTGCGACAACTATACCTGCTGAAGAGATACAGATGCAGTTCTTATCCGGCAATGATGACAAAGCAGAGGAAAACCCATTGGATAAGTTGAAGAATGTGAACATGAACATTAAGTGTCGTACATGTGGTGGCGAACATTGGTCTTTCTCATGTCATCTCAAGGGCACTGGATTGGTTGTTGAGGACAAAAAATTAGTGCAAGAGAAGGTGTCTGAACTCGAAAAGAATACAGGAACTAACAG aCCTTACATCCCACCTTCAGCACGAGAAGGAGCTACAAATACCGCAGGAAAACGAGATCCTTACTCACGCGGTTATGATGAAGTACCAGCCATTCGTATTGAAAATCTTTCAGAAAGCACATCTGAAGCAGATTTGAGTGAACTAGTCAGTAAGTTTGGGCAGATAGCTCGAATTTTCTTGGCTTCTAACAAAATTACAGGCACATGTAAAGGGTATGCGTTCGTAAATTTCAAATCTAAATTAGATGCAGAACGAGCCATTAAGGGCTTGCATGGTTATGGATATgatcatttaatattgaacGTTGGTTGGTcaacaaataactataaagcTGCATAA
- the LOC113555783 gene encoding calcium homeostasis endoplasmic reticulum protein, with the protein MDVPQPPEDQELRTIIDKLAVFVARNGPDFEQMTKTKQKDNPKFEFLFGGRYFDYYLRKVSTEQSILNQNSVREIAQAAVVNNSVSTQQLNMAAAAAQWLNLNQTNDCQPPVVTMESLNAQQANLQQQIAQAEQNFNSQLMILAQQQQVATEDKILSEQREYINSEAAANDLSLVELSSVLEPIIKGCTKDAIANGKSWIMKQTASERKVDVITQYLLMEVMDPNAEFSKQLHLIYLVNDTVHHCIRKSEKILKTSLESIIVPMFCSAMMRANEDQKSKLSKLLTLWETKNHYFPETIMERLKNPDRSMVEYKSNLLEKYRDAVNQLNMIMNSTLQNYRSQHQSFLAHCNNQIQSIENQKRSLEQQKQRVTPLSIPPAQDDTNRQHFNEGRLPSPPSYQNNMSGYMQADQQNYPHQTDNGYQQDDHYGQPMQNCMQQPPSMYNRPPPPFNQPPPNIHLQPPPSMELPDLSRPPPNFIQNNFPLPPVQPDITPDDLLPSLPYYELPAGLMVPLVKLEDSNYKPLDPDTIRLPPPAPPTDRLLDAVKAFYMPPGHFAPRDSDGWEKLGLYEYYKAKHSAKKQKEDDIADNIRARSKSPSPIILPSLKDKSPVRKKRYRSRSRSPKPRSPLRRVISKKNSPPPTPNRSRRRRSPSRSPTPSPPSSQRSPTPPSFGGASFGKTAQERLDESNKGHQLLKKMGWSGAGLGSKEQGIDTPISGGDVRDRTDQYKGVGISLNDPYENFRKNKGKAFIHRMRTRAEERMEGNA; encoded by the exons ATGGACGTACCTCAACCTCCGGAAG ATCAGGAATTGCGCACGATCATCGACAAGTTGGCCGTGTTCGTCGCGCGCAACGGACCTGACTTTGAACAGATGACCAAGACTAAACAAAAGGATAACCCTAAGTTTGAGTTTCTGTTCGGCGGCCGTTACTTTGATTACTACTTGCGTAAAGTGTCTACAGAACAATCGA tattaaatcaaaacagTGTCAGAGAAATAGCTCAAGCCGCAGTTGTAAATAATTCAGTTAGTACACAACAATTAAACATGGCAGCTGCAGCAGCACAATGGTTAAATTTAAACCAAACAAATGATTGTCAACCACCCGTAGTTACCATGGAATCCTTGAATGCTCAACAAGCTAATCTGCAGCAACAAATTGCCCAGGCAGaacaaaattttaactcaCAACTTATG ATATTAGCCCAACAGCAACAAGTGGCTACTGAAGATAAAATACTGTCAGAACAGcgagaatatattaattctgAAGCTGCAGCTAATGATTTATCACTGGTTGAATTGTCGTCTGTACTCGAACCAATTATTAAAGGATGTACTAAAGATGCAATAGCGAATGGTAAATCATGGATTATGAAACAAACAGCTAGTGAACGAAAAGTTGATGTAATCACCCAATATTTACTTATGGA AGTAATGGATCCAAATGcagaattttcaaaacaattacatttaatatatttagtaaatgatACTGTTCATCACTG tatTCGCAAGTCagaaaaaatactgaaaacatCACTTGAATCGATTATTGTTCCAATGTTTTGCTCAGCGATGATGAGAGCAAATGAAGATCAAAAATCTAAACTGAGCAAA ctgCTAACTTTGTGGGaaacaaaaaatcattattttcctGAAACTATAATGGAGCGATTGAAAAATCCTGATAGATCAATGGTAGAATACAAGAGCAACTTGTTGGAAAAGTATAGGGATGCTGTCAATCAACTCAACATGATTATGAACAGTACATTACAAAATTACCGTAGCCAACATCAATCATTTTTAGCACATTGTAACAATCAGATACag AGTATAGAAAACCAAAAACGTTCGCTagaacaacaaaaacaaagGGTAACTCCTCTTTCAATTCCTCCAGCTCAAG acGACACAAATCGACAGCATTTTAATGAAGGTCGTTTACCTTCTCCTCCTTCATACCAGAATAATATGTCTGGATATATGCAAGCTGACCAGCAAAATTATCCTCACCAAACAGATAATGGATATCAGCAAGATGATCACTATGGACAGCCAATGCAAAATTGTATGCAACAACCTCCCTCTATGTATAATAGACCTCCACCACCATTTAATCAACCTCCGCCCAATATACATTTGCAACCTCCGC CTTCAATGGAGTTACCTGATCTAAGTCGACCACCTccaaattttatacaaaataactttCCTTTACCACCAGTTCAGCCAGATATTACACCAGATGATTTACTTCCTTCACTGCCATACTATGAACTTCCAGCTGGCCTTATGGTGCCATTAGTTaaa TTGGAAGATAGCAATTATAAACCTTTAGACCCAGATACAATCAGATTACCACCACCAGCTCCACCTACTGATCGTCTATTAGATGCAGTCAAAGCCTTTTACATGCCTCCTGGACATTTCGCTCCACGTGatag tgatGGTTGGGAAAAACTTGGTCTATATGAATACTACAAAGCCAAACATTctgcaaaaaaacaaaaagaagATGATATTGCCGATAATATAAGAGCAAGATCAAAATCGCCATCTCCTATTATATTACCTTCACTGAAAGATAAATCGCCAGTTCGAAAAAAGCGTTACAGAAg TCGTAGTCGAAGCCCAAAACCACGCAGTCCATTAAGACgagttataagtaaaaaaaacagtCCACCGCCAACACCAAATCGTAGTCGTCGAAGACGTTCTCCATCTAGATCACCAACACCTTCTCCACCATCATCTCAACGAAGTCCTACACCACCTTCATTTGGGGG AGCTAGTTTTGGTAAAACTGCCCAGGAACGCTTAGATGAATCAAATAAAGGTCATCAGCTTCTGAAAAAAATGGGTTGGAGTGGTGCTGGATTGGGTTCAAAAGAGCAAGGTATCGACACACCAATCAGCGGTGGTGAC gtCCGAGATAGGACTGATCAATATAAGGGTGTGGGAATCAGTTTGAATGATCCATACGAGAACTTCAGAAAAAACAAAGGCAAGGCGTTCATACATAGGATGCGTACGAGGGCAGAAGAACGAATGGAAGGCAATGCGTAG